The window CttagtaataccaaacaagttCTTTCGACAAGACTTGCAGAGTCACGGactactcacgacacaaaaaaactcactcactactaatctcaagaaatcgtttctgatgtggaagatcaaaCAGAGTTGCAACCACAGAGCATACTtagaattccaagagatcagaTAACTTACACTAACctcgctctaataccaattgttgaacacaactcactgtgggaaacactcgcactctttattaacaccaatcgagaagagaatacaagacactctgtagaatacttttgctttttattgtttttggatttcttggatgaataacctaggtagggtgtttattgtttttggatttcttggatgaataacctaggtagggtggaggggtatttatactagagccaatctagacctaacaaatctaaatctagacctaacaaatctaaattttttttttgtacaaatATCGTAtctttcctaaaatctctactaaaataaatatacaatgggCTCGTACTATTATTGAGTTTGATTCTAATTGGGCTAAGGGCAAGTGGAAAAGTGTTGGAAGTGAGAGAAGAAGCAATAAAATGGGGTTTGAAATAGGACTTTTCATTTTGGAAGTATGGGTTTGAATTGAAAGCTTAGGGGTTTATAATTGAAGCTTCTTTGCTGCTTTGTTTTGGGGTTTTAATGGGCACCACGTTGAGATAGAGAAGCAATTTATGTATAAATATGAtgactttctttatttcttttatatttatttagtttcgGATAGTCATCACACACACGTTTAGATCTGTTTAGATCTGTCCCCGTATTCTTTCgtctcttattttaattttgatcgttgtgaaatgaaattttttcttcatctaaGTTGAAGGCATGTTTGGAATATATTATGTGATTGTTATGGTTTacaatatgatataatatgatatgatatgtgcatgatGTGGATTGTTATGTCTGAAAACATATAAAAGTTAGGATATGATATAGGTTGACAGgaatgatatgattgacatgcaaaaggACGagctagcatgaaatacaatcTCGACATACGCATGcaaaatatgataaatgatatgataaacgatatgagaaataatatgatatgatacgaaGGAAgttagcggggttgtattaaatgataatgaaaatgaaaaaatgttgtgGCCCgtgcattattgtgtgctcatatatggggggataccccttatCCTTCACGATAGTTTGGATGCGTACGCTACGAGGCGGgagaacgatcattatgttatCATAATGCTGTCGTGACCGTCGCTACTCCAAACGGGTGTCCGACATCAATAGCTCCCATAAATACTCGCCTAACCAGAAAGGGGCCCAGGAGATGTGCAAACcaactggtgggtccatactcgcacatgTGGACTGTGTGGAAATTAATTACACATTCAAGTTACCTATTAGGATGGCTGCCATAGGAAAATAATTGTTATGATAGTTTTCATTCATAAAATTGTATGcgtttgcatttaaccccattATTGGGTTGACTTattaagtatttcttaaaatactcaagctacgtgctacttctatttcagataaaggcaaggcatCCCGCTAATGACGACATCGCActtgagaccatgacacatacATAAGGTAGTCGAAtctattttcttagacttagacTGAAATACgttgtttaatttaaatgtttaagtATTTCCATATTCAATATTGACGAACAAGatcaaaagaatttgaaccGATTCTAATTAGGTTAATCCAAATGGGCATGCATTTGAAACGAGCACTTCGGCAAAGTGAGCCACCTCTCGACTGAGGTGCCCTTTACACCTTTAAGCCTTGGATTTTATTTACCGACGAGTGTTGATTGGTCTCATTCTAATTCATTGGTTGGGTattactttatatttttatttactcaaattaaacttttaatactATTTAATCGAGtgttttttcaaacaaatatttaattaggttgtttatatatatatatatatatatatatatatatatatataacccaaatttattttagggtttatgatTTGCTTGtaagtacttttttttttttacaattttaccctttattaatttacctttaattctttaaattttttacgtCGATTaggtaataaatttttaattttgtatctgatatatcattttaaaatttattagcatactataaattcaaatttatatttatattacattaattcattttttaaaattttaatagatttattggataaataattaaaaaaaattaagtgattaatcaaacatttataaagtttagaaattCATACGTACATTGAGAGTACAATAAtctgtttctaaattattaatagcTTTGCTAAGATATGcctttttatattcatatattataattataagatatggtttatatatatattaatacaaTTGTAACAGGTGtatattattttccaaaattataaaaatagaggTCCTAAAGTCaacgaaaaatataaaatattattggaaGTACCCTTAATCAATCATAATCTAAGGCCTAAACATATAGGCACCCACcaaaactaaaaatcaaaGAAGGGGATGCACACCTTttgcttgtttcttcttcGACATGGTTATGCATCGACTTTAAACGATCGAGATTATCTGTAAAATATAGGCTTGATATGATGTTTTATCTCACCTGCTTTGATGCTTAAGTTAATATCAAGCTCAATATGATGTTAAGCTGACCATGGTTGAGTTGGGTACGTTGATTGGAACTAGGTTCCTATACTTATACTCATCCTATTTGGCGCTGTTGTTGGGTACCTATAGTAGGTCATGGTGTCAGTGATTGAAATGTTTAGAATCCTCAACTTTACTTTATGGANtttttttttttttttttttttttttttttttttttttttttttgcaaaggCTCAGATTTGATGGGTCTGACATGCTTGGGCTCATGGGCACATGCGCTCGTGATTGATCAACCTATAGCAAAGTTTCATAATTACCTATGTAATTTGAAAAGTAGAACAGATTTTTTCTTACAATTTTGTGTCAACCAAATGGATAGATTGATTACTTAACCGAAATCAGATCGGGCGAACAAAAATAAGTTGTGAATGGTGGTCATGATAGGTTTGAGGATCTTACACGACAAAGCGAACTCCTCTATCGTCTTGCATTTCCTCTAGTTGACCCCCTTGATCCATCGTACTAGATCGATCCGAGAAGAACAAttaaagttatattttattctttttgtctatttgttaataataatttttttaaaaaaataaaagataaaaccccaaagaaattttaattattttctatctatttgttaattttaataatacaaaaaaataggtttaaacccaattaaaattataatatttaaaattaggaggaccaaattttaaaagaaaataaaagtaaaaattatggGCCGACAAATGGGCCTTAAGAAGTAGGACACGTGCCTCGCACGTTGCAACATGCATGGCTCCTCCGCCGCCATTCTCACCGAAAAGCACCAAAAACATACCGACGCCGTCTCCTTAAGAGCTCAACGCCGATCCcatcataaattaaataaataaataaataatcgaaAAAAAAGGCGAAGCAATAACAAGAGTAATAATGTCGGCGCCTCAGCGACCCAGAGACATCAGCAAGGTGGCTCGCGGCGAGCAAGCCCCAAGGCCCGTTCACGAATACGGCACCGTTTCGAAGCCTCCGCcgccttcttcctcctccgcTTCCTCCGCTCAGACCAACCTCGACGGTAACGGCGATCGCCGCCACGGTGGCAAAGACGAAGACAGTAAGGtcagaaatttttttaaaagaaaattaatgttcaaatattttagtattttttattagatgAATACTTCACTTTCAACTTAAACTGTCTCTGCTTTctcaaaatgtctcataccaatggagatagtattaaTTGATTATACACGCATGATCACAtcttgaacataagctctcatagctttgctttgatCTTCTCCAAAATGTCTCGGATCAATGGAGACGGTATTCCtttattataaactatttatccaatatttttaaaaaaacaaaataaaatttaaaatagtatttttaatttttaatttttttaatttttttttttatgattaatgaaggtattaataatttttttaaataaagatttttatttggaatgaagtattttatatttttttaatttaaatatattattatttttaaagtaagTAATATTGTATAATGAGGGTGTAGtaggtggtggtggtggtggaagaGGGAGTAGAGACAGCACCAAATGACATGCGGTTTCCTTTCACCAACCAAACACGGCACTGTTATACACGCTATTTGGATTACCATAggtaaattataattaccATATACTTCATTATTCATTCATAACCTTGTAGGacgtttaatttattttagttcaattCTTCAGCTGCGTACGGAAGAAGGGGGAACACGCGCCTGAATGCCACAAGTTCGCCAAATATTACCGTTCTCTATGCCCCGCTGAATGGGTAACTCAAATTATTTACGTTTCTACTAacttatttacatttttaaaaattgttctacaatatattattatcTATCTattaagatttgaattttcaatttcgctcatttagtttttgttgttgtagATTGAGAAATGGAACGAGCAAAGGGAGCTTGGCATCTTCCCTGGTCCGATATAAGGTTGTTAGGGTtgtctttgaataaagaatgaaTAGTACGAGTCGAAGCAGTTTTATTCTCAATTTACGTCCGTGCGTACTTCTTTTCCAACTTAGGTTTCTAAGTAGTTTAGAGTAAGAAATTTAGCTTGATAAGCACGCATGTTCTATTGCTGAGTTAGTAGCACGTTGTGCGGGATTTGCGGGTTTAAAATTGGGTATCTAATAATCTCTCTCAGACGTGcatgaaacatttctttattaatGCCGTACATTTTTCACACTCGTTTTACTATTTACCTTCGTGCCATTTGTCTATGGATGTGTCGAAAATTTTGTGCACGGTCTATAATTAAAATCGGGTAAGATTTACACACACATGAATTTACCAGGCGGGTTCGTATACATATTTATGGGCCTGATTTGGTCAAGCACAACACGttaacatatcatatttgGTCAGGCACAACACGTTAAGGTGTCAGATTTGGTCGGGTAGAAAACGTTAATGTGACAATGGAtgccacaaaaaaaaaaaggctcgcatgatatcatggtgaacataaatatcgaaatTACACGTCGTATTAGCGTAACGTAACGGGGAAGTATCTCAATACACATGatatacatacatgcatgagattttcatgattttcatttatagCATAATATTAACACATCCCTATCCATGATTTTCATTTATGATGTATTATGTACTTGGCGGTCATCACATAATTCATCAGATATCTTTGCATGTTAGGACACGACATACGTagcatttcatttcattcataacatggCGTAATGGATatcacatgcatacatatCATAGCATCATGTCATTACATAGAACACAATcacaaaacataaataacatcgtgcatgcaggggccacaggaCATGCACCATCCTACATCATTTAGTTATCTAACTCCATCAATAAGGTCAGTCATATGGTTAGGCTTGGCTGAAGTTTCTAGTTACTTTGTAGCTACTTCAAGACTATACTTCAATGTTTAATTTCCTTTCTCCGATGTCATTCAATGTGTAATTTCTCCTATGTCAATCCATATCACATACATGATGGCTATATCTAATATAAGTtctaaaactatataaaattgagTAAACAAGAATCTTACTGACCTCAATTACTTTTAATGAGGTAAAAAATGGCTTAAGAAGGGTTGGAAGCTTAGGTAACGGTATAAAAGTTGTATACCGAACCATCTAAGCCAAGAAGCCGAGCTGACCAAGCTGCCATGCAAGCCGATGCTGAGCCAAATTGAGCCAAGATTGGGGGAGATCATGCGTTGGGCACGTGCACAGCCGAAGGGGAGGCGCGAATTTTCGGGTCGACAATTGGACCGGGCCTCACGTGTTTGGTATGGGCTGTGAGCAGTTGGACCGTTGGGGGCGTGCACCTCTGGGTTTTAGCTAAAGTGGGTTGGGGCGTCTTCGTGGGGTGACCCGAGTTCGAATATTCGGCCCGACTGTAactactcatcttcttcacccAACAGGTACTAACTAACCCTTCGATTTTCCATCGTCTCTAGTGACACATTCTGCGTCTGATTCCACTACCAACGGTGACAATAAAACTTCTGGTTGCCCATTACGCCCACCACTACGTCGAGGTTGGAGGGGGAAGAGTTCACATTGTTGGTGCCGGTGagttttcctctctctctctctctcaaaattttcgaCGACGTTTGAATTGTGATTTTTGGcgatgtttgaatttttttcaagCCGTTACAAAAGCAAACCTCGGGATGTGTGAAGTTTGATTTAC is drawn from Cucurbita pepo subsp. pepo cultivar mu-cu-16 chromosome LG09, ASM280686v2, whole genome shotgun sequence and contains these coding sequences:
- the LOC111802697 gene encoding cytochrome c oxidase subunit 6b-3-like isoform X2 gives rise to the protein MSAPQRPRDISKVARGEQAPRPVHEYGTVSKPPPPSSSSASSAQTNLDGNGDRRHGGKDEDSKVVVVEEGVETAPNDMRFPFTNQTRHCYTRYLDYHSCVRKKGEHAPECHKFAKYYRSLCPAEWIEKWNEQRELGIFPGPI
- the LOC111802697 gene encoding cytochrome c oxidase subunit 6b-3-like isoform X1; this translates as MSAPQRPRDISKVARGEQAPRPVHEYGTVSKPPPPSSSSASSAQTNLDGNGDRRHGGKDEDSKVVVVVEEGVETAPNDMRFPFTNQTRHCYTRYLDYHSCVRKKGEHAPECHKFAKYYRSLCPAEWIEKWNEQRELGIFPGPI